One genomic region from Quercus robur chromosome 4, dhQueRobu3.1, whole genome shotgun sequence encodes:
- the LOC126721636 gene encoding uncharacterized protein LOC126721636, which produces MSDSYKEKDAELVVTMAWAMWFNRNEVWHGGRKKSAEALFQWSHQYLQEFQEANQADPILVVPQVVGWSPPPTARYKVNVDDAIFSAQKSTGVGVMIRDSNGQVIVALSRKFNAPLVALEVEAKAFEVGLEFARDVGVQDFILEGDSLVVYNALYGFSTPPSMITSIVWGILMSCGPLDRIDFSHVKMQGNRLTHLLAKHTLGIADYLTWMEETPYFLEQ; this is translated from the coding sequence ATGtcggactcctataaggaaaaggaCGCTGAACTGGTGGTGACTATGGCATGGGCGATGTGGTTTAATCGTAACGAGGTTTGGCATGGCGGAAGAAAGAAGAGTGCTGAGGCTTTGTTCCAATGGTCTCATCAATATTTACAGGAGTTTCAAGAAGCAAACCAAGCGGATCCCATTCTAGTGGTGCCTCAGGTTGTTGGGTGGTCTCCTCCTCCAACGGCGAGATATAAAGTTAACGTCGACGATGCAATCTTCTCGGCTCAAAAATCTACTGGTGTGGGAGTGATGATCAGAGATTCAAATGGGCAAGTTATTGTTGCTCTAAGCAGGAAATTCAATGCTCCTTTGGTTGCTCTAGAAGTGGAGGCTAAGGCGTTTGAAGTGGGGCTAGAGTTTGCACGAGATGTGGGTGTCCAAGACTTCATCCTTGAAGGTGATTCTTTGGTGGTTTACAATGCACTCTATGGTTTCTCTACACCACCATCCATGATAACATCTATTGTGTGGGGTATTCTAATGTCTTGTGGGCCTTTAGATAGAATCGATTTTTCCCATGTGAAAATGCAAGGTAATAGGCTTACACATTTATTAGCAAAACACACACTAGGTATTGCAGATTATTTGACTTGGATGGAAGAGACCCCTTACTTTCTAGAGCAATAA